From Streptomyces sp. SCSIO 75703:
GCGGTGCTGGATCTGGTTGGACAGCTCCCACACCCAGGACTCGGTCATGACGTCCACGGCGTCCTTGAGCGGACGGCGCTGCTCGGGCGTCATGGCGGCCGTGGTGCGCTCCCACAGGTCGATCAGGGAGCGCTCCATGGCGTTGGCGGGCGGGGGCACGGGCTCGCCGTCCAGCGGCATGCAGGCGGAGAGGCGGGCGGTGGTCAGGCGGGCGGCGGCCAGGTCGCGGCGGTGGCCGTAGACCAGCGGGTAGTAGTCGTCGCCGTAGGTGCCGAAGGCCAGCCAGTCGGAGGCGAGGTCCAGTTGCTCCTGGGTGGCGTCGGGGTCGAGTCCGGCCGCGCAGAGCGGGAGGTCGCAGCCGGCCAGCTTGTCCTCGTCCCACACGCCCTCGGCGAGGATGCCCATGCGCTGCGACCACTCCAGCAGGTGGCGCCGGGAGCCGTCGAGGTGGGGGCTCAGCTCCAGCGGGTAGGGCATGCGCATCTCGGGGATGAGGGAGGGGCCGACCTTCGGGTACGGCACGTGGCCGTAGGGGCGCAGCCGGTCGGGCTGCCGGAAGGCGGCGGGCACGGCGCCGAGGGGGCCGCCGGCGAGCAGCGCGCCGATGTCGGCGGCGGCGGTGCCGGGTCCGGCCGGGACCTGCCAGGGGGAGCCGGTGCGCGCGCCCTCGTTCATGTAGCGGCTGGAGCGCATGTGCCACTCGTGGCCGCCGGACTGCCAGTCCTGGAGGCCCTTGGCGTACGCGGCGACGGCGGCGGTCTCGGCGGGGGTGAGGGCGTTCTCCAGGGCGACCGGGGGCACTTCGGTGAACGCGGTGTGCTCGAACTGGGTGAGCCGGGAGGTGAGGACGTCGTTGACGAGGTCGGCGGCCTCCTGGGTGGTGCAGCCGAAGAAGGTCTCCAGCACCAGCACGCCGTTGCTCAGTTCGCCCTCGTCCTCGACCTCCCGCTGGTAGGAGAAGAGGTCGTTGCGCAGGTGGACGGCGTCGGAGAAGGTCTCCATCAGCACGCGCAGCGGCCGGGTGCCGGCCACGGAGGCGGGCACCTCGGCGGTGGCGTACTCCACGAGCCCGGCCGACCAGGGGGCGCCGCCGACCTTGCGGCGCATCTCGATGTACTCGACCGGGTTGGCGATCCGGCCCTCGTTGATGTTGGACAGCTCCCACAGGGACTCGTTGAGCAGGTGCTCGGTGGCGAGGGCGAAGCGGCGGCGCCAGCCGTCGGACATGGCGGGCACGGTGCGCCGCCACAGGTCGGCGAGTCCGGCCTCCACCGGGTTCCGCGGCTCGGGCGTCTCGGCGGCGGGATCGAGCGGCATGAACAGCGGCAGCCGGTCCAGGTGGGCCTTGCCGGCCACGCGGTCCTGGGTGCGCTTGTACTTCTCCAGGAAGTGGTCGTCGAAGAAGAAGACCCACACGTACCAGTCGGTGATGAGGGAGAGCGCGGGACCGTCGCAGTCGGGGTGGGTGTAGGCGCACAGCAGTCCGTAGTCGTGCGCGTCGAGGTCGTCCTGCTCCCAGACTCCGGAGCCCTCCAGCATGCCCATCTCGCGGGCCCACGTCGTCGAGTGGGTCCGGGCCTCGTCGAGGTGGGGGTTGAGCCGCGCGGGATGCGGCAGGTAGAAGTGCGGGAGTCGGAAGGGCTGTCGCGTCATGCGTGGGCACTACCCAGGGCGTTCCGGAGGCATCCGCGGGCCCGGACATGATCACACCATCGCGTGAACCACGCCGGTTCCGGGCACCTTCCGCCGACTTGCCCCCCTCACGCGCGGTGGCGCGGGCCGCCCAACTGGCCCCGGCCACCCCGAGAACCGGCCGCCCCGAGGCCCGGCCGCCCCGAGGCCCGGCCGCCCCGAGGCCCGGCCACCCCGAGGCCCGGCCGCCCCGAGGGCGCGGGCCCGGCTACGCCGGCCCGGTCTCCCGCTCCAGCCGGGCGGCGAGGGTGAGGTAGCGGGCGCGGCGGGGCACCGGCACCAGCCCGCGGATGAGGACGTGCCACATCTCGGCCGTCCGGCGGGGCTGCCGGGCTGCCGGTTCCAGGGCGCGGCCGACCACGCGGGTGCCGACGAAGGAGGAGACGAGGGTGTGGGCGACGGTGTCGACGTCGACGTCCGGGTGCAGGTCGGACTGTTTCATGGCGTCGAGCAGCCGCGCGGAGGCGATGTCCAGCCACTCCGTGAAGGGGTGCGGCAGCGGCGGGCGGACGGCGACGCCCCCGGTGGCCAGGCGCAGCCCGGCGCGCAGCACCGGTCCCTCGGCGGAGAGGCGGGCCATGCCGAAGGTGAGCCGCATCAGCGTCTCCAGCGAGGTGTAGCCGCGGCCGTCCAGTTCGGTCGCGAGCCGGCGGGAGGTTCTGGACTGGAGTTCCATGATGGCGTGGGCGAGGTCCTCCTTCGCCGCGAAGTGGAAGTAGAGGGCGCCCTTGGTGACCCCCGCGTGCGCCACGATCTCGCTGAGGCTGGTCGACTCGTAGCCCTGCCGGTCGAACAGGTCGGCGGCGGCCCCGAGAATCGTCGCGCGGGTCTGCTCGGCGCGTAGCTGCCTCGCCATCGGCTGAACACTCCTGGGCTGGAACTCAACAGGCCATGCCGTCTGTCTTAACCCCCTGTACACGATAACTCACCGTCAGATCCTCGGCCTCGCAGCCTTCTTGGGCCGTACGCGCACGTGCGGCGGTCCGGCCGGGGCGCGCGCTGCCCCGGCCGGCCCGCCGCGTCGTGGCGCGGGCCGGGTCAGTTGACGTGGACCACCCCCGAACCGTCGGTGACCGGGGCGTAGGTGGCGGTGAAGTAGCCGTCGGCGAAGCAGAGCGCGGAGCCGGAGATCTTGGTGAAGTGCTGGTTGGCGAAGGCGATCCCGTGGGTGGTGTTGTCCGCGGTGCCGGCGAGGCCCGGGGCCTCGTACACGCAGGAGACGCTGCCGAGGAGGGTGCGCAGCGTGACCGTGGTGCGGACGGCGGATCCGCTCGGCGGGGTGACGGCGACGGCTCCGGCGGAGGAGACGGTGGTGGTGTAGGGGAGGTTGTCCACGACGATGCC
This genomic window contains:
- a CDS encoding ScbR family autoregulator-binding transcription factor — its product is MARQLRAEQTRATILGAAADLFDRQGYESTSLSEIVAHAGVTKGALYFHFAAKEDLAHAIMELQSRTSRRLATELDGRGYTSLETLMRLTFGMARLSAEGPVLRAGLRLATGGVAVRPPLPHPFTEWLDIASARLLDAMKQSDLHPDVDVDTVAHTLVSSFVGTRVVGRALEPAARQPRRTAEMWHVLIRGLVPVPRRARYLTLAARLERETGPA
- the cyc2 gene encoding germacradienol/geosmin synthase Cyc2; the protein is MTRQPFRLPHFYLPHPARLNPHLDEARTHSTTWAREMGMLEGSGVWEQDDLDAHDYGLLCAYTHPDCDGPALSLITDWYVWVFFFDDHFLEKYKRTQDRVAGKAHLDRLPLFMPLDPAAETPEPRNPVEAGLADLWRRTVPAMSDGWRRRFALATEHLLNESLWELSNINEGRIANPVEYIEMRRKVGGAPWSAGLVEYATAEVPASVAGTRPLRVLMETFSDAVHLRNDLFSYQREVEDEGELSNGVLVLETFFGCTTQEAADLVNDVLTSRLTQFEHTAFTEVPPVALENALTPAETAAVAAYAKGLQDWQSGGHEWHMRSSRYMNEGARTGSPWQVPAGPGTAAADIGALLAGGPLGAVPAAFRQPDRLRPYGHVPYPKVGPSLIPEMRMPYPLELSPHLDGSRRHLLEWSQRMGILAEGVWDEDKLAGCDLPLCAAGLDPDATQEQLDLASDWLAFGTYGDDYYPLVYGHRRDLAAARLTTARLSACMPLDGEPVPPPANAMERSLIDLWERTTAAMTPEQRRPLKDAVDVMTESWVWELSNQIQHRVPDPVDYLEMRRATFGSDLTLGLCRAGHGPAVPPEVYRSGPVRSLENAAIDYACLLNDVFSYQKEIEYEGEIHNAILVVQNFFGIDYPSGLRVVHDLMTQRMRQFEHVVAHELPIVYDDFQLSDEARAVMDTYVTDLQNWMAGILNWHRNVPRYQADYLARRTHGFLPDRPPSLPVPRAPGAAATVVAGPLG